Proteins from a genomic interval of Aquabacterium sp. J223:
- a CDS encoding MFS transporter: MPLLSPPLATVTPDRLARGQQDLVRDLAWASVAGAFSGGVILVAFALSLGAGPLAVGLLAAIPVLAQAAQLPATLLIERVRRRQRIAVLALTAARGLILATALLPLLASPAQALRWLLALQVAIALLHAVGACAVNAWLHQLIPGTALGGFFARRLLWGTVLSCVGTLAAGALVDGLGSDLGLHPYSLCFLLAGLSGFVSSFYLARAPEPCMADAGPLGSLRRRLAAPFRERNFRRLLVFLGAWNLASNLTAPFLTVFLLQQLRLPLSTVTGLWVLSQGANALTLYLWGRLSDRLTNKAVLSVALPGYFACLLALVFVDVFAGAATRLAVLAGLHLVMGVATGGIALATGNLGLKLAPQGEGTAFLAAIGLVSAAAGGLAPIAAGAMAEALQASELSAVVRWASPGAQGEWAVVSFAHWEFLFALSVLLGLYVMHALSRVTEGREVSERVVMQEFALEAVRTVGSLSSVAGSLGSLFPFERLTERRRRLRERAVVPEPGWQGRAS, translated from the coding sequence ATGCCGCTGCTGTCGCCCCCGCTGGCCACCGTCACCCCCGATCGCCTGGCGCGCGGCCAGCAGGACCTGGTGCGCGACCTGGCCTGGGCCAGCGTCGCCGGGGCCTTCTCCGGCGGGGTGATCCTGGTGGCCTTCGCGCTGTCGCTCGGCGCGGGGCCGCTGGCGGTCGGCCTGCTCGCCGCCATCCCGGTGCTGGCGCAGGCGGCCCAGCTGCCCGCCACGCTGCTGATCGAGCGGGTGCGGCGACGCCAGCGCATCGCGGTGCTGGCCCTCACCGCCGCGCGCGGGCTCATCCTGGCCACCGCGCTGCTGCCGCTGCTGGCTTCGCCGGCGCAGGCGCTGCGCTGGCTGCTGGCGCTGCAGGTGGCCATCGCCCTGCTGCACGCGGTGGGCGCCTGTGCGGTGAACGCCTGGCTGCACCAGCTGATCCCCGGGACGGCGCTCGGCGGGTTCTTCGCCCGGCGCCTGCTGTGGGGCACCGTGCTGTCCTGCGTCGGCACGCTGGCCGCGGGAGCGCTGGTCGACGGCCTCGGGTCCGACCTCGGCCTGCACCCGTACAGCCTGTGCTTCCTGCTGGCCGGCCTCAGCGGCTTCGTCAGCTCCTTCTACCTGGCCCGCGCGCCGGAGCCGTGCATGGCCGACGCCGGGCCGCTGGGGTCGCTGCGCCGGCGGCTGGCGGCGCCGTTCCGGGAGCGCAACTTCCGCCGGCTGCTGGTCTTCCTCGGGGCCTGGAACCTGGCGTCCAACCTCACAGCTCCCTTCCTCACCGTCTTCCTGCTGCAGCAGCTGCGCCTGCCGCTCAGCACGGTGACCGGGCTGTGGGTGCTCAGCCAGGGCGCCAACGCGTTGACGCTGTACCTGTGGGGCCGGCTGTCCGACCGGCTGACCAACAAGGCCGTGCTGTCGGTGGCGCTGCCGGGGTACTTCGCCTGCCTGCTGGCGCTGGTGTTCGTCGACGTCTTCGCCGGTGCGGCGACCCGGCTGGCGGTGCTGGCCGGCCTGCACCTGGTGATGGGCGTGGCCACCGGCGGCATCGCCCTGGCCACCGGCAACCTCGGCCTGAAGCTGGCGCCGCAGGGCGAGGGCACCGCCTTCCTGGCCGCGATCGGCCTGGTGTCGGCCGCCGCCGGCGGTCTGGCGCCGATCGCCGCCGGCGCCATGGCCGAGGCGCTGCAGGCCAGCGAGCTGTCGGCGGTGGTCCGCTGGGCCTCGCCCGGGGCCCAGGGCGAGTGGGCGGTGGTCAGCTTCGCCCACTGGGAGTTCCTGTTCGCTCTGTCCGTCCTGCTGGGGCTGTACGTGATGCACGCGCTGTCGCGGGTGACCGAGGGGCGCGAGGTCAGCGAGCGGGTGGTCATGCAGGAGTTCGCGCTGGAGGCCGTCCGCACCGTGGGCAGCCTGTCGTCGGTGGCCGGCTCGCTGGGCAGCCTGTTCCCGTTCGAGCGGCTCACCGAGCGCCGCCGACGGCTGCGCGAGCGCGCCGTGGTGCCAGAGCCCGGATGGCAGGGTCGGGCATCCTGA